One genomic window of Halogeometricum sp. S3BR5-2 includes the following:
- a CDS encoding prenyltransferase, protein MTPAASARGRLSYLFTLSRPRFWLYLAGPVFVGAAFAADAVSDLYALPTLVLAGYFLLPANVLVYGVNDAFDVDVDERNPKKEDKEARWRGDEDPVVAAVVVASGLLGVVVFAVTPTLAWPYLAGFFLLGIEYSAPPLRFKTTPFLDSVSNGLYVMPGAAAFAAVAGRHPPAAAVVGAWLWTMGMHTFSAIPDIEPDREAGIRTTATLLGERRTYAYCALCWLGAAAGFALVDPRLGALMLAYPLAVFAVVRSNVDVERAYWWYPALNTLVGMALTVGALWRLVRG, encoded by the coding sequence GTGACGCCCGCCGCGTCCGCCCGCGGCCGCCTCTCATATCTCTTCACGCTGTCGCGGCCGCGCTTCTGGCTCTACCTCGCCGGTCCCGTCTTCGTCGGCGCCGCCTTCGCCGCCGACGCCGTGAGCGACCTGTACGCTCTCCCCACTCTCGTCCTCGCGGGCTACTTCCTCCTCCCGGCAAACGTGCTCGTCTACGGCGTCAACGACGCCTTCGACGTCGACGTTGACGAGCGGAACCCGAAGAAGGAGGACAAAGAGGCGCGCTGGCGGGGGGACGAGGACCCCGTCGTCGCCGCCGTCGTCGTCGCCTCGGGGCTCCTCGGCGTCGTCGTCTTCGCCGTCACCCCGACGCTCGCGTGGCCGTACCTCGCGGGCTTCTTCCTCCTCGGCATCGAGTACAGCGCCCCGCCCCTGCGATTCAAGACGACGCCGTTCCTCGACTCCGTCTCGAACGGCCTGTACGTGATGCCGGGCGCGGCGGCGTTCGCGGCCGTCGCGGGTCGCCATCCGCCCGCGGCCGCCGTCGTCGGCGCGTGGCTGTGGACGATGGGGATGCACACGTTCTCGGCGATTCCCGACATCGAACCCGACCGGGAGGCGGGCATCCGCACGACGGCGACGCTCCTCGGCGAGCGTCGCACGTACGCCTACTGCGCTTTGTGTTGGCTCGGCGCCGCGGCCGGGTTCGCCCTCGTCGACCCGCGACTCGGTGCCCTGATGCTCGCGTACCCCCTCGCCGTCTTCGCCGTCGTCCGCTCGAACGTCGACGTCGAGCGCGCGTACTGGTGGTATCCGGCGCTGAACACGCTGGTCGGCATGGCCCTCACGGTGGGGGCGCTCTGGAGGCTGGTCCGTGGCTGA
- a CDS encoding HVO_2523 family zinc finger protein has product MSEARGGRPCPLCEEPMHRRHCKYVCPNHGVVYDCSDTFW; this is encoded by the coding sequence GTGAGCGAGGCACGAGGCGGTCGGCCCTGTCCGCTGTGCGAGGAACCGATGCACCGCCGCCACTGCAAGTACGTCTGCCCGAATCACGGCGTCGTCTACGACTGCAGCGACACCTTCTGGTAA
- a CDS encoding adenosylcobalamin-dependent ribonucleoside-diphosphate reductase, translated as MSGADLSADELVLPIKRTEGETLADRLTSNAYNNILPARYLRKDANGDLTETQEELFARVAKNISLAEAVHEAERRDIDVTVTPEQLKPDHPRRDELAAEVFGKGTTAEDEAETTLSVYNVNKFAYDTVVPELPEEVRSVVEEKRETFQEMMESLSFMPNSPTLMNAGDELQQLSACFVDSPEDDITDIHQTAKEAAEVFQSGGGMGYAFWRLRPYGDAVGSTGGIASGPITFMRTYDQMCETIAQGGARRGAQMGVMRVSHPDVIQFIHSKNKDVSLAHSLRLNDPDDFTHNSFADALDEARELIDEEGRVPKHLRNAVEGHLSNFNISVGVTDDFMEALYEDEEFVFTNPRTEEPHVATPETKEIYDMFGLGEHVEVGEVLSIPAQKLWDQMVDGAYENGEPGVIYLERVNKEHSFDVEKHPEHRILATNPCGEQPLEEYEACNLGHINLSTLAATDAPDWRVWHDEHGDEYADTAAAVDAFLEEAIDWEAFDHRIDEGTRFLENVVTMSDFPVEKIEEKVRAMRKIGLGVMGLAQLYIQLGIRYGSDEGNEVAGKLMTHINHQSKWASHELAEERGSFEDWGDSKFAEPTEYREWFEHHTGLDADEWADGFPVRNHNTTTIAPTGTTSMIGNTTGGCEPIYNVAYYKNVSDDVQGDEMLVEFDDYFLRVLEENDIDVEEVKREAQAQMSNNEFDGVEGLDTVPDAIGELFVVTSDLSGKDHAAVQTACQTGVDSAISKTCNFPNSASKEDMDEVYRYIYDNGGKGVTVYRDGTRSKQVLTTRAKNADFADEGEAAETLVDQMEEVFGGLQGFLDNEDVRAALDGEVERLLAAADGERNLGKKRPRPDVLHGVTQRIDTGYGKLYVNINEDPETGDPFELFANIGNSGGFTASFTEALAKTISTALRSGVDPSEIASELQGIRSPKVAWDKGEQINSIPDAIGTAMRRYLDGEIDKGYPQQQSLTEVSEEAVGESVDAPEPDGGRKSQSDFRARQDSQSSGDGATVDGPNVDAGVDVDSASASPSSASDDAVDDLLAAGESPECPDCGNMTLYYSEGCKTCESCGWSEC; from the coding sequence ATGAGCGGCGCGGACCTATCGGCGGACGAACTCGTCCTGCCAATCAAGCGCACGGAGGGGGAGACGCTGGCGGACCGACTCACCTCGAACGCCTACAACAACATCCTGCCGGCGCGGTACCTGCGCAAGGACGCCAACGGCGACCTGACGGAGACGCAGGAGGAACTGTTCGCCCGCGTGGCGAAGAACATCTCGCTCGCGGAGGCCGTCCACGAGGCCGAACGGCGCGATATCGACGTGACGGTGACGCCCGAGCAACTGAAACCCGACCACCCGCGGCGAGACGAACTCGCCGCCGAGGTGTTCGGAAAGGGGACCACCGCGGAGGACGAGGCTGAGACGACGCTGTCCGTCTACAACGTCAACAAGTTCGCCTACGACACCGTCGTCCCCGAACTCCCCGAAGAGGTTCGGTCCGTCGTCGAGGAGAAGCGCGAGACGTTCCAAGAGATGATGGAGTCGCTCTCCTTCATGCCGAACTCGCCGACGCTGATGAACGCCGGCGACGAACTCCAACAGCTCTCGGCCTGTTTCGTCGACTCGCCCGAGGACGACATCACCGACATCCACCAGACGGCCAAGGAAGCCGCCGAAGTGTTCCAGTCCGGCGGCGGGATGGGATACGCCTTCTGGCGACTGCGCCCCTACGGCGACGCCGTGGGTTCCACGGGCGGAATCGCCTCCGGTCCCATCACCTTCATGCGGACGTACGACCAGATGTGCGAGACCATCGCGCAGGGCGGCGCGCGCCGCGGCGCCCAGATGGGGGTCATGCGCGTCTCGCATCCGGACGTCATCCAGTTCATCCACTCGAAGAACAAGGACGTCTCCCTGGCCCACTCGCTGCGTCTGAACGACCCCGACGACTTCACGCACAACTCCTTCGCCGACGCTCTCGACGAGGCGCGCGAACTCATCGACGAGGAGGGGCGCGTTCCGAAACACCTCCGCAACGCCGTTGAGGGCCACCTCTCGAACTTCAACATCTCCGTCGGCGTCACCGACGACTTCATGGAGGCCCTCTACGAGGACGAGGAGTTCGTCTTCACGAACCCGCGCACGGAGGAACCCCACGTCGCCACGCCCGAGACCAAGGAGATATACGACATGTTCGGCCTCGGCGAGCACGTCGAGGTGGGCGAGGTGCTGTCCATCCCCGCACAGAAGCTGTGGGACCAGATGGTCGACGGCGCCTACGAGAACGGCGAACCCGGCGTCATCTACCTCGAACGGGTGAACAAGGAGCACTCCTTCGACGTCGAGAAACACCCCGAACACCGCATCCTCGCGACGAATCCCTGCGGCGAACAGCCGTTGGAGGAGTACGAGGCCTGCAACCTCGGGCACATCAACCTCTCGACGCTCGCGGCGACGGACGCCCCCGACTGGCGCGTCTGGCACGACGAGCACGGCGACGAGTACGCCGACACGGCGGCGGCCGTCGACGCCTTCCTCGAGGAGGCCATCGACTGGGAGGCGTTCGACCACCGCATCGACGAGGGGACGCGCTTCCTCGAGAACGTCGTCACGATGTCGGACTTCCCCGTCGAGAAGATAGAGGAGAAGGTCCGCGCGATGCGGAAGATAGGCCTCGGCGTGATGGGACTCGCGCAGTTGTACATCCAACTGGGCATCCGCTACGGCAGCGACGAGGGCAACGAAGTCGCCGGGAAGCTGATGACCCACATCAACCACCAGTCGAAGTGGGCCAGCCACGAACTCGCAGAAGAGCGCGGCTCCTTCGAGGACTGGGGCGACTCCAAGTTCGCGGAGCCGACGGAGTACCGCGAGTGGTTCGAGCACCACACCGGACTGGACGCCGACGAGTGGGCCGACGGCTTCCCCGTCCGCAACCACAACACGACGACCATCGCCCCGACCGGAACCACGTCGATGATCGGTAACACGACGGGCGGCTGCGAGCCCATCTACAACGTCGCCTACTACAAGAACGTCTCCGACGACGTGCAGGGCGACGAGATGCTCGTCGAGTTCGACGACTACTTCCTCCGCGTCTTAGAGGAGAACGACATCGACGTCGAGGAGGTCAAGCGAGAGGCCCAAGCGCAGATGTCGAACAACGAGTTCGACGGCGTCGAGGGACTCGACACCGTTCCGGACGCCATCGGCGAACTGTTCGTCGTCACCTCCGACCTCTCGGGCAAGGACCACGCTGCGGTCCAGACGGCCTGTCAGACGGGCGTCGACTCGGCCATCTCGAAGACCTGCAACTTCCCGAACTCGGCCTCCAAAGAGGACATGGACGAGGTGTACCGCTACATCTACGACAACGGCGGGAAGGGCGTCACCGTCTACCGCGACGGCACGCGCTCGAAGCAGGTGCTGACGACGCGCGCGAAGAACGCCGACTTCGCCGACGAGGGCGAGGCGGCCGAGACGCTGGTCGACCAGATGGAGGAGGTGTTCGGCGGCCTGCAGGGCTTCCTCGACAACGAGGACGTCCGCGCGGCGCTTGACGGCGAAGTCGAGCGCCTGCTGGCGGCGGCCGACGGCGAGCGCAACCTCGGCAAGAAGCGCCCGCGCCCGGACGTGCTCCACGGCGTCACCCAGCGCATCGACACCGGCTACGGGAAACTGTACGTCAACATCAACGAGGACCCCGAGACGGGCGACCCCTTCGAGTTGTTCGCCAACATCGGCAACTCCGGCGGCTTCACCGCCTCGTTCACCGAGGCGCTGGCGAAGACCATCTCGACGGCGCTGCGCTCGGGCGTCGACCCGAGCGAGATAGCCAGCGAACTGCAGGGCATCCGCAGCCCGAAGGTCGCTTGGGACAAAGGCGAGCAGATAAACAGCATCCCGGACGCCATCGGCACCGCGATGCGCCGCTACCTCGACGGCGAGATAGACAAGGGCTACCCGCAGCAGCAGAGCCTCACCGAAGTCTCCGAGGAGGCGGTCGGCGAGAGCGTCGATGCGCCCGAACCGGACGGAGGTCGGAAATCGCAGAGCGATTTCCGAGCACGCCAGGACTCGCAGAGTTCTGGGGATGGAGCGACCGTCGACGGGCCGAACGTCGACGCCGGCGTCGACGTCGACTCCGCGTCCGCGTCCCCCTCGTCCGCGTCGGACGACGCGGTGGACGACCTGCTGGCGGCGGGCGAGAGCCCCGAGTGTCCCGACTGCGGCAACATGACGCTGTACTACTCCGAGGGCTGCAAGACGTGCGAGTCCTGCGGCTGGTCGGAGTGTTGA
- the trpG gene encoding anthranilate synthase component II — protein MSLRVVVVDNFDSFTYNLVEYLSEQRVDGEEVEVLVRKNTASLDEIRGLDPDALVVSPGPGHPKNDRDVGVTNEVLTTLSESVPTLGVCLGLEAAVYAYGGSVGHAPDPVHGKASPVDHDGRGVFEGLEQGFQAGRYHSLVATEVPDCFEVSATTDHAGEELVMGVRHREFPIEAVQFHPESVLTGVGHDVVRNFLDTVVDERVVA, from the coding sequence ATGAGCCTCCGCGTCGTCGTCGTCGACAACTTCGACTCGTTCACGTACAACCTCGTAGAGTACCTCTCCGAACAGCGGGTGGACGGCGAGGAAGTCGAGGTGCTCGTCCGGAAGAACACGGCGTCGCTCGACGAGATTCGCGGTCTCGACCCGGACGCCCTCGTCGTCAGTCCGGGGCCGGGACACCCGAAGAACGACCGCGACGTGGGCGTGACCAACGAGGTGTTGACGACGCTCTCCGAATCCGTCCCGACGCTCGGGGTCTGTCTCGGCCTCGAAGCCGCGGTGTACGCCTACGGCGGCAGCGTCGGCCACGCGCCCGACCCCGTCCACGGCAAGGCCTCGCCCGTCGACCACGACGGCCGGGGAGTGTTCGAGGGATTGGAACAGGGCTTTCAGGCCGGTCGCTACCACTCGCTGGTCGCCACGGAGGTGCCCGACTGCTTCGAGGTGTCGGCCACGACCGACCACGCCGGCGAGGAGTTGGTGATGGGCGTGCGTCACCGCGAGTTCCCCATCGAGGCGGTGCAGTTCCACCCCGAGTCGGTGCTGACGGGCGTCGGTCACGACGTGGTGCGGAACTTCCTCGACACGGTCGTCGACGAACGCGTCGTCGCCTGA
- a CDS encoding phytoene/squalene synthase family protein yields MVRQEQVQRSKAIQRQTGKTFHLATRVLPRRVRHATYVLYAFFRVADEVVDAEDTAEPAVQREQLERLREEALGERETDDPVLSAFAELREEHGIADEDVNVFVDAMLADIDKSEYETYEELEAYMDGSAAAVGRMMTAIMQSPDAEKALPHATALGEAFQMSNFLRDVREDIVDRDRVYLPQETLREHGVTDEQLRSFRVDENFRAAMRAEMRRTEALYREGVRGIRYLPKDCQFAVLLSAVLYADHHRAIRRRNYDVLSATPSLSTSRKLLLLAKTRAYWAFEKDPETVFRKVSVVPYPEDEEPSHREHSGIRRAPTGRTVGRLSSWVRSFTRGE; encoded by the coding sequence ATGGTAAGACAGGAGCAGGTCCAACGTAGCAAGGCTATCCAGCGACAGACCGGCAAAACCTTCCACCTCGCGACGAGGGTGCTTCCCCGCCGGGTCCGACACGCGACGTACGTGCTTTACGCGTTCTTCCGCGTCGCGGACGAAGTCGTCGACGCCGAGGACACCGCCGAACCGGCGGTCCAGCGCGAGCAGTTGGAACGCCTCCGCGAGGAGGCGCTCGGCGAACGCGAGACGGACGACCCGGTGCTCTCGGCGTTCGCCGAACTCCGCGAGGAGCACGGTATCGCCGACGAGGACGTGAACGTCTTCGTCGACGCGATGCTCGCGGACATCGACAAGAGCGAGTACGAGACGTACGAGGAGTTGGAGGCGTACATGGACGGGTCGGCCGCCGCCGTCGGCCGGATGATGACGGCCATCATGCAGTCGCCGGACGCCGAGAAGGCGCTCCCACACGCGACGGCGCTCGGCGAGGCGTTCCAGATGTCGAACTTCCTGCGCGACGTGCGCGAGGACATCGTCGACCGCGACCGAGTGTACCTCCCGCAGGAGACCCTGCGCGAACACGGCGTCACCGACGAGCAACTGCGCTCGTTCCGCGTCGACGAGAACTTCCGCGCGGCGATGCGCGCGGAGATGCGCCGGACGGAGGCGCTCTACCGCGAGGGCGTGCGCGGCATCCGGTACCTCCCGAAGGACTGCCAGTTCGCCGTGTTGCTGTCGGCCGTGCTGTACGCCGACCACCACCGCGCGATTCGCCGCCGGAACTACGACGTGCTGTCGGCGACGCCCTCGCTGTCCACCTCGCGAAAGCTCCTCCTCCTGGCGAAGACGCGGGCGTACTGGGCGTTCGAGAAGGACCCCGAGACGGTGTTCCGCAAGGTGAGCGTCGTCCCGTACCCCGAGGACGAAGAGCCCTCCCACCGCGAGCACTCGGGTATCCGGCGCGCCCCCACCGGGCGAACCGTCGGCCGTCTGTCGAGTTGGGTCCGCAGTTTCACCCGCGGCGAGTAG
- the cruF gene encoding bisanhydrobacterioruberin hydratase, producing MAESGFSVQERLPATREEWERRLDRLVRENRFTISVFFPLNGLLVLLASAEGVFDGTLLAPLTFNGLFILFGTMVMRSPLVVGVLPRTTRRAATGVGLLTLYAYAIEYTGVHTGFPYGSFSYGVDLGPTVGGVPLGLPVFFVPLVMNAYLLCVLLLGDRAESAAVRLATVVAAVLAMDVVLDPGAVALGFWTYDPAGPFYGVPWSNYAGWVVSATVAVALLDWGYDRRRLLERLDDCEFMLDDLVSFVILWGGINAWFGNWIPVAVAALFGLGLVSTERFDSRLLRIRG from the coding sequence GTGGCTGAGTCGGGCTTCTCGGTTCAGGAACGACTCCCCGCCACGCGCGAGGAGTGGGAGCGGCGGCTGGACCGCCTGGTGCGGGAGAACCGATTCACCATCTCGGTGTTCTTCCCGCTGAACGGCCTCCTCGTCCTCCTCGCCAGCGCCGAGGGGGTGTTCGACGGCACCCTCCTCGCCCCGCTGACGTTCAACGGCCTGTTCATCCTGTTCGGGACGATGGTGATGCGCTCGCCGCTGGTCGTCGGCGTCCTGCCGCGGACGACGCGGCGGGCGGCGACGGGCGTCGGTCTGCTGACGCTGTACGCCTACGCCATCGAGTACACCGGCGTCCACACCGGCTTTCCCTACGGGAGCTTCTCGTACGGCGTCGACCTCGGCCCCACCGTCGGCGGCGTTCCGCTCGGCCTCCCGGTGTTCTTCGTCCCCCTCGTGATGAACGCCTACCTGCTCTGCGTCCTCCTGCTCGGCGACAGGGCCGAGAGCGCGGCCGTCCGCCTCGCCACCGTCGTCGCCGCCGTGCTGGCGATGGACGTGGTGTTGGACCCCGGCGCCGTGGCCCTCGGCTTCTGGACGTACGACCCGGCCGGCCCGTTCTACGGCGTCCCGTGGTCGAACTACGCGGGGTGGGTGGTGAGCGCGACGGTGGCCGTCGCCCTCCTCGATTGGGGGTACGACCGCCGTCGCCTCCTCGAACGCCTCGACGACTGCGAGTTCATGCTGGACGACCTCGTCTCGTTCGTCATCCTCTGGGGGGGAATCAACGCCTGGTTCGGCAACTGGATACCCGTCGCCGTCGCGGCGCTGTTCGGTCTCGGACTCGTCTCGACGGAGCGGTTCGACTCGCGGCTGCTCCGCATCCGGGGGTAG
- a CDS encoding metal-dependent hydrolase translates to MVDIIGHIGMGLIWLTVVGWLAYDGRTSLGFVALGIPFSLLPDIDLWLSQAFAGVKHHGAVHTVLFVSVAAIVIGAILGKWVVPWLQKQYLSGSGVGNRYAYAIGAVWVGGLAHLSADILSAPDIADSIEPFWPIYRQSLGIDVLWYNSPLANWGLFLAGLALTAVLWWQMNDDDARSTSRA, encoded by the coding sequence ATGGTCGATATCATCGGTCACATCGGGATGGGACTGATATGGCTCACCGTCGTCGGGTGGCTCGCGTACGACGGTCGAACCTCGCTGGGATTCGTCGCTCTCGGGATTCCGTTCTCCCTGCTACCCGACATCGACCTCTGGCTATCGCAGGCGTTCGCGGGTGTCAAACACCACGGCGCCGTCCACACGGTGCTGTTCGTGAGCGTCGCCGCCATCGTCATCGGTGCGATTCTCGGCAAGTGGGTCGTCCCGTGGCTCCAGAAGCAGTATCTGTCGGGGTCCGGCGTCGGCAATCGGTACGCCTACGCCATCGGCGCGGTGTGGGTGGGTGGCCTCGCACACCTCTCCGCCGACATCCTCTCGGCGCCCGACATCGCGGACTCCATCGAACCGTTCTGGCCCATCTACCGACAGTCGCTCGGCATCGACGTGCTCTGGTACAACAGCCCCCTCGCCAACTGGGGACTGTTCCTCGCCGGACTGGCGCTGACGGCCGTGCTCTGGTGGCAGATGAACGACGACGACGCTCGCTCGACGAGTAGAGCGTAA
- a CDS encoding phytoene desaturase family protein — translation MKSVSDLSAVDGASVVVVGGGFGGLSTACYLAGAGADVTLLEKNEQLGGRASRLERDGFRFDMGPSWYLMPDVFEDFFGHFDRTPSDYYGLTRLDPHYRIFFKDGDSVDMVPDVEANKETFESYEPGAGEQFEKYLKKSEKNYEVGMEHFVYTDRTELSDFATWDVMKNARGLSLVGSMQDHVERYFSHPKLQQIMQYTLVFLGGAPNNTPALYNLMSHVDFNMGVYYPDGGLGGVVDAMVELGEELGVDFRVNAPATEIRGREGGFVVRTENQEFYSDYVVSDADYRHTEMDLLPEGKRQYDEDYWDTRTYAPSAYLLYLGVEGDVPNLEHHTLVLPTDWNDHFEKIFDDPAWPDDPAYYLCVPSKTDDDVAPDGHSNLFALVPIAAGLDDTPERREEYRNLVLDDIAEHTGEDLRDRIVFEESFCVNDFAERYNSTRGTALGLAHTLRQTALLRPPHHSEEVPGLYFTGSFTTPGIGVPMCLISGRLTAEEMAERVA, via the coding sequence ATGAAATCTGTCTCGGATCTCTCCGCGGTCGACGGGGCGTCCGTGGTCGTCGTCGGCGGCGGGTTCGGCGGCCTCTCGACGGCGTGCTACCTCGCGGGCGCCGGCGCCGACGTGACCCTCCTCGAGAAGAACGAACAGTTGGGCGGGCGGGCGAGTCGCCTCGAACGGGACGGATTCCGCTTCGATATGGGGCCCTCGTGGTACCTCATGCCCGACGTGTTCGAGGACTTCTTCGGCCACTTCGACCGCACGCCCTCCGATTACTACGGGTTGACGCGACTGGACCCCCACTACCGCATCTTCTTCAAGGACGGCGACAGCGTCGACATGGTTCCCGACGTGGAGGCGAACAAGGAGACGTTCGAGTCGTACGAACCCGGCGCGGGCGAGCAGTTCGAGAAGTACCTGAAGAAATCGGAGAAGAACTACGAAGTGGGGATGGAGCATTTCGTCTACACCGACCGGACCGAACTCTCCGATTTCGCCACCTGGGACGTGATGAAGAACGCGCGGGGCCTCTCGCTCGTCGGGTCGATGCAGGACCACGTCGAGCGCTACTTCTCGCACCCGAAACTCCAGCAAATCATGCAGTACACTCTCGTCTTCCTCGGGGGCGCGCCGAACAACACCCCGGCGCTGTACAACCTCATGAGCCACGTCGATTTCAACATGGGCGTCTACTACCCCGACGGCGGACTCGGCGGCGTCGTCGACGCGATGGTCGAACTCGGCGAGGAACTCGGCGTCGACTTCCGCGTGAACGCGCCCGCCACGGAGATTCGCGGGCGCGAGGGCGGGTTCGTCGTCCGCACGGAGAATCAAGAGTTCTACTCGGACTACGTCGTCAGCGACGCCGACTACCGCCACACGGAGATGGACCTCCTGCCCGAGGGCAAACGGCAGTACGACGAGGACTACTGGGACACCCGGACGTACGCCCCCTCCGCCTACCTGCTCTACCTGGGCGTCGAGGGCGACGTGCCGAACCTCGAACACCACACGCTCGTCCTCCCGACGGACTGGAACGACCACTTCGAGAAGATATTCGACGACCCCGCGTGGCCCGACGACCCCGCCTACTACCTCTGCGTTCCCTCGAAGACGGACGACGACGTCGCCCCCGACGGGCACTCGAACCTGTTCGCCCTCGTCCCCATCGCCGCCGGACTGGACGACACCCCGGAGCGCAGAGAAGAGTATCGGAATCTCGTGCTAGACGACATCGCCGAACACACCGGCGAGGACCTACGCGACCGCATCGTCTTCGAGGAGTCCTTCTGCGTGAACGACTTCGCCGAGCGCTACAACAGCACGCGCGGGACGGCGCTGGGCCTCGCACACACGCTCAGACAGACGGCGCTGCTCCGCCCGCCGCACCACTCCGAGGAGGTGCCCGGCCTCTACTTCACGGGGTCGTTCACCACGCCCGGCATCGGCGTCCCGATGTGTCTCATCAGCGGTCGGCTGACGGCCGAAGAGATGGCAGAGCGAGTCGCGTGA
- the trpE gene encoding anthranilate synthase component I produces the protein MTPADGVTDADVDASLSLSRAEFVSLLDGEDRPVVAHVTADLPATTPMAAYAALADRSDYGFLLESAEKTASSDPDGAFAPDHATADRHARYSFVGYDPEAVVTVGPDGASMKSLGGRAARYLDPGDGDVLDRLRGALPDLPRVGFPDDDRQRLRGGLVGFLAYEAVYDLWLEEVGVERPETDTPDAEFVLTTRTLSFDHAEGTATLVCTPVVGPDDDAGAVYDELVAEARDVVSTLRGTEAPDTGGFVRTGETAGPRDEYEAAVRETKERVLDGDIYQGVISRVRELRGEVDPMGLYEALRAVNPSPYMYLLRHDDRHVVGASPETLVSVHGDRVVSNPIAGTCERGTSPVEDRRLAGEMLADGKERAEHTMLVDLARNDVRRVSEAGSVRVEEFMNVLKYSHVQHIESTVTGTLAAGKDSFDATRATFPAGTLTGAPKVRAMEIIDELECTPRGVYGGGVGYYSWSGDADFAIVIRTATVDRSGAEDTVSVRAGAGLVADSDPAAEYEETEQKMGGVLAAVERIERAPADGTGGGEDSEAAPEEAGR, from the coding sequence GTGACGCCCGCGGACGGGGTCACCGACGCCGACGTCGACGCCTCCCTGTCGCTCTCGCGCGCGGAGTTCGTCTCGCTCCTCGACGGCGAGGACCGTCCGGTCGTCGCGCACGTCACCGCCGACCTGCCGGCGACGACGCCGATGGCGGCGTACGCGGCGCTCGCGGACCGCAGCGACTACGGCTTTCTCTTGGAGAGCGCCGAGAAGACCGCCTCCAGCGACCCCGACGGCGCGTTCGCCCCGGACCACGCGACGGCGGACCGACACGCCCGCTACTCGTTCGTCGGCTACGACCCCGAGGCCGTCGTCACCGTCGGCCCCGACGGCGCCTCGATGAAGTCGCTCGGCGGCCGCGCCGCGCGCTATCTCGACCCCGGCGACGGCGACGTACTGGACCGACTCCGCGGGGCGCTCCCGGACCTCCCGCGCGTCGGCTTTCCCGACGACGACCGACAGCGACTGCGCGGCGGTCTGGTCGGCTTCCTCGCCTACGAGGCCGTCTACGACCTCTGGCTCGAAGAGGTAGGCGTCGAACGTCCCGAGACGGACACCCCGGACGCGGAGTTCGTCCTCACGACGCGGACCCTGTCGTTCGACCACGCGGAGGGGACGGCGACGCTCGTCTGCACGCCCGTCGTCGGCCCCGACGACGACGCCGGCGCGGTGTACGACGAACTGGTCGCGGAGGCCCGTGACGTGGTTTCGACTCTCCGAGGGACCGAGGCCCCAGACACCGGCGGTTTCGTCCGCACGGGCGAGACGGCCGGCCCCAGGGACGAGTACGAAGCGGCCGTCCGCGAGACGAAAGAGCGCGTCCTCGACGGCGACATCTATCAGGGTGTCATCTCCCGCGTGCGCGAACTCCGCGGGGAGGTGGACCCGATGGGTCTGTACGAGGCCCTGCGGGCCGTCAACCCCTCGCCGTACATGTATCTGCTCCGCCACGACGACCGGCACGTCGTCGGCGCGAGTCCGGAGACGCTCGTCTCCGTCCACGGCGACCGGGTGGTCTCGAACCCCATCGCGGGCACCTGCGAACGCGGCACCAGCCCCGTCGAGGACCGCCGCCTCGCGGGCGAGATGCTCGCCGACGGGAAGGAACGCGCCGAGCACACGATGCTCGTCGACCTCGCGCGAAACGACGTGCGCCGGGTGAGCGAGGCCGGCAGCGTCCGCGTCGAGGAGTTCATGAACGTCCTGAAGTACAGCCACGTCCAGCACATCGAGTCGACGGTGACGGGGACGCTCGCGGCCGGGAAGGATTCCTTCGACGCGACGCGGGCGACGTTCCCCGCCGGGACGCTCACCGGCGCGCCGAAGGTGCGCGCGATGGAGATAATCGACGAGTTGGAGTGCACGCCCCGCGGCGTCTACGGCGGCGGCGTCGGCTACTACTCGTGGTCCGGCGACGCCGACTTCGCCATCGTCATCCGCACGGCGACGGTCGACCGGTCGGGCGCGGAGGACACCGTTTCGGTCCGTGCGGGCGCCGGCCTCGTCGCTGACAGCGACCCCGCGGCGGAGTACGAGGAGACCGAACAGAAGATGGGTGGCGTCCTCGCCGCCGTCGAACGAATCGAGCGGGCACCCGCGGACGGTACCGGCGGCGGAGAGGACTCGGAGGCCGCCCCCGAGGAGGCCGGCCGATGA